The region TCTTCAAGACGTCGTATGCGACCGGATTACCATCAGCATCGAACTGGATCCCATCGAGGTAGCGACGTGTGTCGGGTGCGAGTGTCGGCGAAGCAATCTGATCGGCTTCGATCAGACGTAGATCCAGATTCACCGGAGTCTCTAGGCGCTCGTTGCTAGTGAGTAAGCCAAAAGATTCACCATCCGCGACCCGAGCCAATCGCATCGTTCGCAGCTTTTCCGCTAAACCAACCGCTTCACACCAAGCAATGAACTCCGTTTCAACAAATCGATTTGCCGTATCATCCGCCGTGAGCATCTGCAGCCGCGGTCCGGTCCCGACGACATCGTTGGCAAGCGTCAGCGTGATACCGCGAGCGTAACTGTTATTCGCGACCTCGTACCGCGATCGATTGCGAAGTGTTCGTCGGACATCGGGGCTGTTGGCCGCGGAGGCTGACAGCCCATCGGCTCGCGACCAGTGTTTGATATTGTCGAGTGTTGTGTTCGCCGCGTCGTACTTGGCACGCAGGCGAGAGAAGAAGGGCTGCCGGGGCGAGCGTCCAGAGGCGACGGAGCGATGAAATCTCCCGCCACGCAATTGCTCGATGATCCCTGACAAACGTTTCAGCATCCGTGCTGTTTCCTGTTGCCGTCCCCGGCAGCCCTTGTGGATTGGAGAGCGAAAGAAAGATCAGCCCGCCGCCGGCGGCACGATCTTGTTGAAGCGAAGCCCGCGATGCGGCTTGGCCACTGCATTTTTGCCGGCGAGATGTTTGTCAGCCGCAATCTGATCGGTCAGCTTGTGCTGTTCCACCGACCCAGCATCACCCGACGCCTTCGCCGGCCCTTTGGCGTTCTCGCGGATTTCATCTTCGAGGTGTTCAGCCATCAAACGATCTAGAGGAGGAGTCGATGTTTCCCGTTACCTCTAGACCTTCCAACTTTCGAAGTCAAAAGTCGAAACGGGTGAGTATTTTTTTGAGAAATGCTCGCCGACCATTCCGCTACCACTTGTCGGCGATGCTTTTGGAACGGCCCATTGGTCAGCCCGATTTCTCGCAACGCAGCAGTTCGATGCGTATACACAAGACGGCGTTCGAAGGAATTTTTCCGGGAACACCTGCAGCACCGTAGCAAAGATGCGGACCAGCTTTCAGTTCGCAAAGCCCGCCGACGTGCATTCCTTCCACGGCGTAGTCCACAGCGGCGATGACTTGCCGTTTGCCAACCACAAAAGCATATTCATCAAACGTTGCAACGACGTCTCCACGATTGAGCCGGATCTCCAGTCGGATCACTACTGAATCGCCGCGTGACGCAACAGCCCCAGAGCCGACAACCTCCGTGTCGACCTTCAATCCACCTCTGAGTTTGCTGCGTGGCGTATCGTTTGAGTCCATTGGTCAGAGTTCCGTTCGATCACGGACTTGTATTCGATCGATTAATCAATCCACTTGATCCGGCATTCCGCATTCTCGACGAGTGCGAGCTTTGCATGCAGATCTTCGGCAAGTGCCTCGACGACTGTTGGGTCTACATTCCCTTCAATCGTCACCGTGACGTGATCCATATCGTCGACGTAGCGCACTTGCACGCCCTCCACATCGATTCTCTTCGTCCGCCAATCTTCGTCGCATTCGTCTTTGGGATCCAACGACGTGTGCGCCATTTGCGGTCGGTAAAGGGATTCGTAAGCGTCCATGTTTGGCTCTGCACCGATCTCATCCGCCAAGTCATCCTCTCGGTCGAAACCTGTACCTGGATGATCAAGTGCAAACTTCCGCATTTCATAGCTCCACAGATGCAGGCTCGCTTGATCGCAACGAGCAACTTGAAACCGAGTCCATTTTCGGATCGTCAATCGAGTCCAAGAGAAATCAGCCAACGACAATGACCAGTCATCGATATTCTCTAGGAAGCCATCTTCGGTCAACAAGTCTCCGCCAGACACCACGATTGCTGACGCATCTTCGTTCAATTGTGCATTGTGTTTGCTGATCCATCCTGGAGGGTTGCCCGTGGTGGATATCTCCTCAATCGCAAGCGTGTCGGTATTGAGGGAGTAGACCTGGGTTCGTCCCACCTCGCGATCGTCTGGATAGCCGATACTTCCGATGAGCAAAATCTCTTTTCCACCGTTGATAGCGGTCGCCGTGTGAAAGTCAGTCGGGCGGAAAGCTTCTTCAGGATAGCCGAGGATCTGTACGGCACCGTCCCCGTGCTCGATGATGACATCGTTGTAGATGAAGAAATCTGGATCGTAGTAGTCCTCGTGCTCTCCGGCGATCCAAAACACTCGACCGTCGGCGAGTTCGGTCCGCGATTGCCCCATTCGACATCCAGCCCAGCGAGGTTCATCCGGAAAATCGACGCTGCCGAGTATTTTTCCCAACCGTGATTTGAAACGTTCGCTTGCGTGGTACGGATCGACACGACCTCGAAACAACCAACTCCAGACGGGATTGGTCATATTCTCGGCTACAATGGAACCCCGTCGAGCTTTTTGCCACTTGCGAAACAGCTTGGGCGTCACTTCGGGGCCGGGTTCCCGGTCATCTTCTTTGATCTCTTCGTCGTCTGACGTCATCGCAACTCCTCCATCAATTGGTCAAACCGTCACGACACGAAATTGAAAGGCAAAGTTCGCGACCGTTTCGGACGACCGGTCGCCGCCGAAGTCAGGAGTAGTTTAGCGGAGCAACATCGCATCATCCAAACCAACATCGGGTCAGCAAGAATGAAAGTCATTGTCGATTTATGCGTTGTTCCCATGGGAGTTGGCGTTTCCGTGAGCAAGTACGTCGCTGAATGCCAAAAGGTGCTTCAGGAAGCAGAACTGGAACACCAACTTCATGCCTACGGAACCAACATCGAAGGCGATTGGGATGATGTATTCGCCGCGATCAAGAGTTGCCACGAACGCGTTCACGCGATGGGCGCCCCGCGAATCACGACCAGCATCAAAGTCGGCACACGCACGGATCGCGAGCAATCGATGCAGGAAAAGGTCCAAAGTGTCGCGGCAGTAAGCAAATAGTCCCTTCTTTGACTAGCTCCTTTTCTTTCGTTGCATTTCTCGAAAGCTAATGCGTTCCCGTTTGGGCTGGACAGCTAGGTCTGTACCAAACAATAACGCACCCTGCATCGAAGCACCGACAGCACATCCCACCAAACAGTCGAGCCAGTGGTTGTCGGGCTGCTCGGGGCGGGCTTTCCATTCGTCGACGGTTCGGCCGCGGCCCTCGGTGCGGACGTAGTACTCGGCGGTGACCTGCTCGGCGAACATGCGGTGTTGGTCGGGACGATCGCCGAAGATGGACAGGCAGCCTCGGTCGCCCATTGCGACGGCAAGCCTCGCATGGGTGAAAGATTTCCACCAATTCGTGTCGTAGATCACGTGGCGGATCGCCCGTTTGCCATGAATGGTTGGCACTCGCCAGTTGAGTCCGACGCGATCGCCTGGTCGGCGTTTGTATTCGCTGAAGGGGTTGGACGAGGCGCCGACGAATCGACCGTGCGACGGTAGCAGGTTCGAGGCGTGGTGGCTTTGCCGGCAGAACTGGTAGACGACGTTGGTCGAGTGGCCCCAGTTGGCGTCGATCAGACATCGGCCGATCTTCATTGCAGCGCCATCGTCGCGTTGCCACTCGCGACCAAGTAACTCGTTCGTCAATGATTCAAGGCCAGCGTAGATGCTACCTTCGAGTCCGGTGCCCTCCGCCGCCGTAGCCAATGTGTACCGCGCGTCGCGTAGCGTGAAGTAGGTTCGCTGCTGATCGGGGTAGGTTCCATAGTCCACAACGTAGCCAGTGAAATCGTCTTCCCAGGCGGCGACTACGTAGAAGAGCAACTTGCCTTGGACGTCGATGAATGCTGTGAGATGGTTTCCGGATATCGGGATCCGGCGTTGAGGCAGGTTGTTGATTTTCGCAGCGACTTGATCGGCGGTCAGTTGATCGGCACCGACCGTTTCTTCCGGCAGTGGTTCGTTTTGGTACTCGGCGAAGAATGCTGCTTCGTCTTGAAGCTTTAGGTTCATCGCGTGTTGGATCGCGGATAGTTCGTCGTGATTAAAGCGTTCTTTCCACGATACATCAGCGCCGGCATCCATCTCCTGACGGTTTTGGCGATAGAACTCGGTGCCGGCCGCTCCACCATCACCGGCCCGTAAGCCTTCAGCGCGAATCTCGGCGTAGCGTTGCCAGAGCGTTTCGTTGGCCGGAAACGCGTTCACCATACGAGTCCGCTCGCCGTTCCATTCCGGGTGCAGGTCGCGGTTGAGAATGTTGTCGGCCATGTCGCCAGGACGAATGACTGTGCATGGCATGATGCCTGAGATCTTCTTGCCGGGGCCGGCGAGCCCGAGGACCGCACCGGCGAGGATCGCTTCGCGGTTGGCGCACTGCGATAGCGAACGAGCGGACTCGTCGGTCTGCGGATCATCAAGGACGACTAACGACGGTCGGACCGTTTTGCCATCGGGGCGTTTGAACTTCATACCGCGAATGCGACCGGTGAGACCGGCAACCTTGATAATTGCGCCACTGGCTTTGCTGCCGGCGATGGTTGGCAGGACGATTTCTTTGGCAGTCCACCCGATCTGTGTTCGCTTGCCTTCGAACAGCTGCCCGTTCGCTCGGTTGGCAATTCCGTCGAGGGCTTGGATCGGAAAGCAAACTTCCGGGTAGTCGGCGGCAAGCAGATCGTTGCTATCAAGTTCGGTCTTGATCGAGTCGAGCATGTCGCAGGCGTGGCCTTCGTCGCTGCCGATCAAACAAACGAAGTCCCGATACCCGTTCAGCACCGCCCAGATGCAAGCGACTTCGGCGAGCGAACTTTTACCGGAGCCACGAGCCATGGCGAGCGAGAAGAGGCCGCCACGGATAACGGCTTCTTCGATCTTGTTGATTACCTTCAAGTGGTCCGGCGACCATTCGAGATGAAACGTCAACCGGAAGTACGCTTCACAGAACGCTCGGAATGAACCGGCAGCGGCAGCTTTGCGTTCAGCATCCTCGACCGCCGGCAATTCTCCGATATCGCGACCGGCCAGTGCGATGGCGGCATTTCGTGCGCGGGCACTCTCTTTGAGCTTGGCGTACGGATCTACATCGGAAACCGGTTTTGGTGCATGCCGTTTCTCATTGAGCCAATCGGCGTACGCCAAGAGATCAACGTGCCGACCGTCTCCGATGCGGTTACCCGCTTCGACTCGGTGCCGATGCAATTGCCGTTCATTGATGACGGTACCGAGCGGCGTTGAGTTGAGTAGCCGGCAACACTCGCTCGGTTTCAGTTTGCGTGGGTCATTCACCACGACCGGCCTCCTTCAACATCCATGCGGTGTAAGTCAACAGGTTCAAGCGGCCGGCACCGCTGGTCGGCACGCCGTCCTCGATGTCCGCTTCAATTTCGGCAACGGGAACCTTTCGCCGACGCAACTTGGAGAACAACGCGGCCGTTTGTTCGGCGGTCATCGCATTCGGGTTCAGCTCTTTGTTACTGCCTTCCATGGCGGGCTCCGTGGATGAGGTTGCGACTGCGCCAACACGTCGGCGACTGTCGCGAGCATGTGCATGTTTGCGGTCCGCGGCCGCATGTTTTTGGCGGCGATGTGGGGCCAAAACCGGCCGCCTGTGGGCGTGAAAAGAAAGCTGCAGATTACTGGAACATTACTTTCGAACTTCGCTTGAGGTGTCTCAAAACGCATGGCTCATGTGTGTCAACGCAAAACGAATTCCACGCTTTTCGGAGACACAAACATGCACGCCAACGACATCGCCTTCGGTATCGAAATCGAAACCCACATGCCCGGACACGACCACACGCCGATTGGCGGCTACCACAACGGCCTTCCGGTTTCCTGGCTACCCGCGGGTTGGAAGGCGGAACGCGACGGCAGCATCCGCACGCCGGCCGGCCGCAAACCTTGCGAGTTTGTTTCACCGGTCCTTCACGGACGCGAGGGTCTGCAAAACGTCGAGACCGCGGTCGACGCGATCAAAGAACGCGGCGCCCGGGTCAACGAATCTTGCGGGCTGCACATCACCATTTCTTGGAACGGCGACGCGGCGGCCTTGGCCCGACTGATTTCCTTGATCGCCAACCACGAAAAGGCCATCTACGCATCGACCGGAACGCGACGCCGGGAACGAAACCGATGGGCGAAGCAAATCAAAACCTACGGCAACAAGGACGCGGCGAAGACACGCTGCGAACGAGACCGCTACCATCTCTTGAACCTGACGCACCTGGCTCGCGGGCGACAACGGATTGAGATCCGGGCCTTCGCCGGAACGCTTAACAAAACCAAATTGATCGGCTACATCCAAATGATCCTGGGCTTGGCCGAACTCGCGATGAACCAAAAACGATGTGCGGGCTGGGACTACGCGAAGAAGCCGGGAACGAAATCTTGCTGGGACCGACCGGACGCCGGCCACGGGGAAACGGAACTGAACCGGCTCTTCTACCGGCTGGGTTGGACAAAGGGTTGGTACAAGGGCGAGCTTCGCAACAAACGATTCGGCGAACTGACCACCGGCGAAAACGGATGCGACTTTCGCCCGGTCAAAAAGAAGCTTCTCCAGCTGGCCCGCAAATACGACCAGGCAATTTGATCACCTCCGCTTTGAATCTTTAAACGCCTCGCTACAGAGCGTGGCGTTTCGCCGTTTTGTGGCGCACACGTTGGCCTCGGTGGCCATGTTTTGGAAGGTCCAAAGGTAGACGCGGCTTTTGCCATGCTGCGACACGCGGCGAATGTGGGCGACACGGGCGGCATCAATAAACCTGCGAAAACCCTGCGAATTACTGCCTGGATTCGCTTGCTGCGTTTGGAAACGCATGGCTCATGTGTGTCATCGGAAGACGGTTTTTCATTCACCCAAACGGAGAAACAAACATGACCCTTGGCGAACTGATCGGCTTGCTTGAGGAGTACCGCGACGAGCACGGCGAAGATTGCGAAGTGCGGTTGATGACGCAACAGAACTGGCCCTTTGAAAACCGCATCGCGGGAATCACCAGCGGCGCGGAAATGAACGAAGCGGAACATGAGGACCCGCACGAATTCGCGGACGACCAAGACGTCGCAGAAGACGCGATGGTTTACATCGTCGAAGGCGGACAGATCTGCTACGGCAGCAAGCGGGCATGGGAAACCTGCCGCGATTGCTAAACGCGAACCAGCATGCCGGCGGCGAAAAAGATCGCCGCCGGCCTTTCTATTCAACAACACAGGAATAAACCAATGACGAACCGAGACAAAATGGAAGACGCCTATGCGGCCGCGCACATTCGAGTTTTGACCTTGCTTGAGGATCTGCACGAAACCGTCGAGGACATGCCCGCACCGGGCAACGACCAGTTCCCGATCGATTGGGGGCATGTCGGATCCTTAAACCATCTTTGTGAACAATTGGCGGAGTTGAAAAAGCACTTCGCCACGGGCGAGAACTGATCGCCCAACGGTTACTTGCCCACACGCCGCGACGTTCGCAACCTGTCGCGGCGTTTTCTTGTTTGCGGGTGCTTTGCCGCATGCCCATGGAACGGCGTCTCGGCCGAACGTCGCCGGCCAACCCAAAA is a window of Roseiconus lacunae DNA encoding:
- a CDS encoding amidoligase family protein, with product MHANDIAFGIEIETHMPGHDHTPIGGYHNGLPVSWLPAGWKAERDGSIRTPAGRKPCEFVSPVLHGREGLQNVETAVDAIKERGARVNESCGLHITISWNGDAAALARLISLIANHEKAIYASTGTRRRERNRWAKQIKTYGNKDAAKTRCERDRYHLLNLTHLARGRQRIEIRAFAGTLNKTKLIGYIQMILGLAELAMNQKRCAGWDYAKKPGTKSCWDRPDAGHGETELNRLFYRLGWTKGWYKGELRNKRFGELTTGENGCDFRPVKKKLLQLARKYDQAI
- a CDS encoding FKBP-type peptidyl-prolyl cis-trans isomerase, with amino-acid sequence MDSNDTPRSKLRGGLKVDTEVVGSGAVASRGDSVVIRLEIRLNRGDVVATFDEYAFVVGKRQVIAAVDYAVEGMHVGGLCELKAGPHLCYGAAGVPGKIPSNAVLCIRIELLRCEKSG
- a CDS encoding MTH1187 family thiamine-binding protein; translation: MKVIVDLCVVPMGVGVSVSKYVAECQKVLQEAELEHQLHAYGTNIEGDWDDVFAAIKSCHERVHAMGAPRITTSIKVGTRTDREQSMQEKVQSVAAVSK
- a CDS encoding terminase gpA endonuclease subunit — translated: MNDPRKLKPSECCRLLNSTPLGTVINERQLHRHRVEAGNRIGDGRHVDLLAYADWLNEKRHAPKPVSDVDPYAKLKESARARNAAIALAGRDIGELPAVEDAERKAAAAGSFRAFCEAYFRLTFHLEWSPDHLKVINKIEEAVIRGGLFSLAMARGSGKSSLAEVACIWAVLNGYRDFVCLIGSDEGHACDMLDSIKTELDSNDLLAADYPEVCFPIQALDGIANRANGQLFEGKRTQIGWTAKEIVLPTIAGSKASGAIIKVAGLTGRIRGMKFKRPDGKTVRPSLVVLDDPQTDESARSLSQCANREAILAGAVLGLAGPGKKISGIMPCTVIRPGDMADNILNRDLHPEWNGERTRMVNAFPANETLWQRYAEIRAEGLRAGDGGAAGTEFYRQNRQEMDAGADVSWKERFNHDELSAIQHAMNLKLQDEAAFFAEYQNEPLPEETVGADQLTADQVAAKINNLPQRRIPISGNHLTAFIDVQGKLLFYVVAAWEDDFTGYVVDYGTYPDQQRTYFTLRDARYTLATAAEGTGLEGSIYAGLESLTNELLGREWQRDDGAAMKIGRCLIDANWGHSTNVVYQFCRQSHHASNLLPSHGRFVGASSNPFSEYKRRPGDRVGLNWRVPTIHGKRAIRHVIYDTNWWKSFTHARLAVAMGDRGCLSIFGDRPDQHRMFAEQVTAEYYVRTEGRGRTVDEWKARPEQPDNHWLDCLVGCAVGASMQGALLFGTDLAVQPKRERISFREMQRKKRS